The genomic segment TTTCTCAATAATTTAGGGTCACTTTGTTTTTCTATTATAACAACGTCTATTTTTAAGAGTGTATCAAGATCATCGAAATCGCTGGTTAACAGCCCTCTGTTACTAAACTCTGGTAATGGAAAAATCGCTAAATCTATATCGCTTTTTGGCTTATTATCCCCTCTTGCCCTTGAACCGAAAAGGACTATCTTTTCGATATCATAGTCTTGACCGATTCGTTGTATATTTTGAATAAGCCTCTTATCTAAATCAATAGTCATGTATACCCCTCCTCAGCAGGATATCTGTATAAAAAATTTAACCATATTATACCATCAATATGGTTAAAGATATAGTTACTCAATATCCAACTGGGCTCAATTTAGCAATAGGCGGCCTCACGAGGGGTGATGGATCTACACTACACTTTGCCTTCCGTTTCCTCCTCCAGTAGAGATTTCCAAGGGGTTCCCACCACCTCAGCGATCCGCATCGCCCAGGTGGCATTCATCTCCCGTCGTCCCCGTTCCAAATCACTAATAATACTTGGTGAAATTTGCGTGCGCTCAGCTAGCTCTTTCTGAGTCGCGATTCCCGCCTTTAACCGTGAAATCCTCAGTTTTCCTCCCCCATAAAATACGTTCTTTTCCATCCATTCGCTCCCCTCTCTCCACCAGGTTATCTTTGCGCCGCGAATATTAATGTTAATAATCTGCATATTATAG from the Desulfitobacterium metallireducens DSM 15288 genome contains:
- a CDS encoding nucleotidyltransferase domain-containing protein, translated to MTIDLDKRLIQNIQRIGQDYDIEKIVLFGSRARGDNKPKSDIDLAIFPLPEFSNRGLLTSDFDDLDTLLKIDVVIIEKQSDPKLLRNIEREGVILYERSKTKIQ
- a CDS encoding helix-turn-helix domain-containing protein; this encodes MEKNVFYGGGKLRISRLKAGIATQKELAERTQISPSIISDLERGRREMNATWAMRIAEVVGTPWKSLLEEETEGKV